From a region of the Lactuca sativa cultivar Salinas chromosome 4, Lsat_Salinas_v11, whole genome shotgun sequence genome:
- the LOC111886748 gene encoding protein STICHEL-like 3, protein MTRVVRDRILKDANGDISDHLRNHIHLTNCIHLKNHMHKNSPIISDRSLIRDLVVLQRSRSLKDPSMSPPAFQSPSAVDAGGGGGGGGRRSTGFSGNFSGNSSSNRRNKKQESSGDSPLDAANLARDIYPGSSDNKSKQKGRKIKQDDPSNDVPFDSDNNVGSSHNHRLHESSIHSHGQNRVKRRRFRGGRRVSRAPKSTEMPMPMPMSTSMSMASNFIPHGGDQNLTGNLPGVPKQGCGIPWNWSRIHDRGKSFLDIAGRSLSCGLSDSRSKRTGQHNSGQIPAISDRSTSSTNGESLPLLIDGSQESPENPAAWVHDYSGELGLYADHLLNTDLDSDLASEARSGGRKRNSGHQNLTQKYMPRTFRDLVGQNLAVQALSNAIARKKVGLLYVFYGPHGTGKTSCARIFARALTCQSFDHPKPCGFCSSCVGHDTGKGKNKNRSVIEVGPMNNLGYKSMMELIENTIGSNLRSHYRVFIIDDCDSLIPDFWSAISKVIDRAPRRVVFVLVNSSLDVLPHMIVSRCQKFFFPKLKDADIIYTLQWIATKEEFEIDKDALKLIASRSDGSLRDAEMTLEQLSLLGQRISVPLVQELVGLISDDKLVDLLDLALSADTVNTVKHLREIMESGVEPLALMSQLATVITDILAGSYNFMKERPRWKFFRRQALSKEDMEKLRLALKTLSEAEKQLRMSNDKLTWLTAALLQLAPDQQYVLPESSAGTSGRHSPVVVNNGGGRDGSRKSNFDHGDMIGSQRGALKNERKMREDIYRQEIEEIWLEVLEYIHINSIKEFLYREGKMTSLSLGAAPTVQLIFTSHATKSKAEKFKTHILKAFEHVLGSPVTIEIRSESRKENQLILPTSQQDSYAKQRSEIIEVEASPREQKSMLHIDNDHKVEATPSHKNSSFQTRLGEQNQSMSLVRGKVSLANVIQQAESQRNGWSTRKAVSIAEKLEQENLRMEPRSRSLLCWKASRASRPKISRLKFRTRKPRALLRFVSCGRCLSTKSPR, encoded by the exons ATGACCCGAGTTGTTCGTGACCGGATACTTAAGGACGCTAATGGCGATATCTCCGATCATCTCCGCAACCATATCCATTTAACAAATTGTATTCACTTGAAAAACCATATGCACAAAAACAGCCCTATAATCAGCGACAGGTCCCTTATTAGGGACCTCGTCGTTCTTCAAAGGTCACGATCTTTAAAGGATCCCTCCATGAGTCCACCCGCTTTTCAGTCTCCTTCCGCCGTTGatgctggtggtggtggtggtggaggaggacgCAGGTCTACTGGTTTTTCCGGCAACTTTTCTGGCAACTCCTCCTCAAATAGAAGAAACAAGAAACAAGAATCAAGCGGGGATTCTCCACTTGATGCTGCAAATTTAGCTCGTGATATTTATCCAGGAAGCTCTGATAACAAAAGCAAACAAAAAGGACGTAAAATCAAGCAAGATGATCCTTCAAATGATGTCCCATTCGATAGTGACAACAATGTTGGTTCATCACACAACCACCGTTTACATGAATCAAGCATCCACAGCCATGGTCAAAATCGGGTCAAACGACGAAGGTTTCGTGGTGGAAGAAGAGTTTCCCGAGCACCCAAAAGTACCGAAATGCCCATGCCCATGCCCATGTCCACCTCCATGTCCATGGCTTCTAATTTCATACCTCATGGTGGTGACCAAAACCTGACCGGAAATCTGCCTGGAGTTCCAAAACAAGGTTGTGGAATCCCCTGGAATTGGTCCCGGATTCACGATCGAGGAAAATCTTTCCTCGACATCGCCGGAAGAAGCCTCTCATGCGGTTTATCAGACTCAAGGTCAAAACGCACCGGTCAACACAACTCCGGCCAAATTCCGGCGATCTCCGATCGCTCCACCTCCTCCACAAACGGCGAATCTCTCCCATTACTAATCGACGGGTCACAAGAAAGCCCGGAAAACCCCGCCGCCTGGGTGCACGATTATTCCGGCGAGTTAGGGCTCTACGCCGACCACCTTTTAAACACCGATCTCGACTCCGATCTCGCCTCCGAAGCCCGCTCCGGTGGCCGGAAACGCAACTCCGGCCACCAGAATCTCACTCAAAAGTACATGCCAAGAACATTCCGGGACCTCGTGGGACAAAATCTCGCAGTCCAAGCTTTATCAAACGCGATCGCGAGAAAAAAAGTCGGGTTGCTTTACGTGTTCTACGGGCCCCATGGCACCGGGAAAACATCGTGTGCGCGTATATTTGCACGCGCTTTGACTTGTCAATCTTTTGATCACCCAAAACCGTGCGGTTTTTGCAGTTCTTGTGTGGGACATGATACGGGCAAGGGTAAGAATAAGAACCGGAGTGTGATCGAAGTGGGGCCCATGAATAATCTTGGGTATAAAAGTATGATGGAGTTGATTGAAAACACGATTGGTTCGAATTTGAGATCGCATTATCGGGTGTTTATAATTGATGATTGTGATTCTTTGATTCCGGATTTTTGGAGTGCGATATCTAAGGTTATTGATCGAGCTCCCAGGCGTGTGGTTTTTGTACTGGTTAATTCGAGTCTTGATGTTTTGCCACATATGATCGTTTCCAGgtgtcaaaagtttttttttccaaaattgaaGGATGCGGATATTATTTATACGTTACAATGGATTGCTACTAAAGAAGAGTTTGAAATTGATAAAGATGCTTTGAAGCTTATTGCCTCGAGGTCCGATGGGTCTTTGAGGGATGCTGAAATGACACTTGAGCAGCTTAGTTTGCTTGGCCAAAGAATTTCGGTTCCTCTTGTTCAAGAATTG GTTGGACTTATATCTGATGACAAGTTAGTTGACCTATTGGATTTAGCATTGTCAGCAGACACGGTCAATACAGTCAAACATTTACGAGAAATTATGGAATCGGGTGTCGAGCCATTAGCTTTAATGTCACAACTTGCAACCGTAATAACCGATATTCTTGCCGGAAGTTACAATTTCATGAAAGAAAGGCCAAGATGGAAATTCTTTCGACGACAAGCTT TATCGAAAGAAGATATGGAAAAGCTGCGATTAGCATTGAAGACGTTATCGGAAGCAGAAAAGCAACTCAGAATGTCGAATGAcaagttgacttggttgaccgcCGCGTTGTTGCAGCTTGCACCTGATCAGCAGTACGTGTTGCCGGAATCCTCCGCGGGTACCAGCGGCCGCCACAGTCCGGTGGTGGTTAATAATGGCGGTGGAAGAGATGGATCCCGGAAAAGTAACTTTGACCATGGTGACATGATTGGAAGTCAAAGAGGGGCTTtgaaaaatgagagaaaaatGAGAGAAGATATATATAGGCAAGAAATTGAAGAAATTTGGTTGGAGGTTCTTGAGTATATTCATATAAATAGCATTAAAGAATTCTTGTATCGTGAAGGAAAGATGACATCACTTAGTCTTGGTGCAG CTCCAACAGTTCAACTTATTTTCACTTCACACGCAACAAAATCAAAGGCAGAGAAATTCAAAACACACATTTTGAAAGCGTTTGAGCATGTTCTTGGATCACCTGTTACAATAGAAATCAGAAGTGAATCAAGAAAAGAAAACCAACTCATATTACCCACATCCCAACAAGACTCATATGCAAAACAAAGAAGTGAGATCATTGAAGTAGAGGCTTCTCCAAGAGAACAAAAATCCATGTTGCATATTGATAATGATCATAAAGTAGAGGCTACACCATCTCATAAGAATTCAAGTTTTCAAACAAGATTAGGAGAACAAAATCAATCCATGAGTCTTGTAAGAGGGAAAGTGTCTCTTGCAAATGTGATTCAACAGGCGGAATCACAGAGAAATGGTTGGTCCACACGTAAAGCTGTTTCCATCGCTGAAAAGCTCGAACAAGAGAATCT GAGAATGGAGCCGAGATCAAGAAGCTTGTTGTGCTGGAAGGCATCTAGAGCTTCACGTCCGAAG ATTTCGCGATTGAAATTTAGAACAAGAAAACCACGGGCCTTGTTGAGATTTGTGTCGTGTGGGAGGTGTCTTTCAACTAAATCACCGAGGTAA